CAGCAATGTTATTTAAATTTCTCGCTCAATTACATGCAATTTAATATCCGTGCTTGTGCACCACGCGCAGCGACGACTTGGTATCATATTCTGAGCAAGAAACTCACGTTAAAAACAGCAAAAGACCCACAAGACTCTTAATAGAGTAAGCATTGTTAGTTACCTTTTGAAGAAGGAAGACAAGAGGAAGAAGGAGAAAGTGAGCTGAGCTGGATTGTATGATAATCAATTTTTTCACTCTCTCTTTCTTGAGCTCCCTCTGTAAAACCCCTGTTGAGATATACACAGAGGAGTATTATGATATTCAACAGATTCCTAGCAAAGCTCATTTTACTATCCCTCACAGCAATGTTATTTAAATTTCTCGCTCAATTACATGCAATTGATTGGTTTTATTTTATAGCAAATCTGTGTTGATGGTTAAGCTCTTTGCTACCACATATATATCAGATAAGTAATGGACATGACGATGCCCTATCTCAGACCCCAAGTCCAGCGTACTATAGGGGTTGTAATAGTCAACGACATACTATTATGTGGTTGTGGCTCTATACTTCCAAGTTTTCAAGTTTGGCGTGCTTATAACCAATATTCCACTAAATGTTAATGTCATTCTGTGTCTATATTCCATGTCTCAGAGTATCTAAGTCTGGCCGTTCTAAAGAGGTTGGTTGTATTGTTCAACCCACTAAATAATTGACTGAGCACTGACCTAAGTCAATTGCAAAGTATGCCACTGACCTGAGTCAATTGCAAAGTATGCAATGTTAAGACAATGCCCAAAGAAATTTTCATTTGTTCAAGTTGTTAATATAAGGTTTCATTGAGTTGAAATACTTTTCAATGGTTAATTTTTTTTTTTAATTTGAATTTGCTGCACACACGTCGACATGTGGGCTCCTATACGGGCGGTACAGAACTCACTTACTGTATTTTGTTTCATCATCGAACTCCATTCTGTATTGGAATCAAAGAAAATGTATAAATCAACATTTTGGGCTTCTTCAATAGAAGATATAAACTAAGGGTGGGAAAAAAACCAAACCGAAACTGATTCAAACTAAACCAAAATTTATTATTTTTTCATTGTAACCAACATATGAATTTATGACCATGCAAAAACATGGTTTTTTTAAAAAGAATTAAACTTAGAGAACCCGATTAAACCAAACAGCAACACAAACCAAACCGAACAAAAACCGAACCGAAACCGATCCCAAACCGAACCGAAACCGATCCAAACTAAACTAATTTAATTAGTTTATTTCAGTCGGAAAGTTTCCAGAGTCCAATTAACCAAACCGAATCGAAACTAAACCGATAAAACAACCAAAATGCCCACGCCCCTGGTATAAACTGTTTTGTTGTATCCATCCACACAAATTTATTTCTGTACACTTTACTTCACACGCCCATAACGATCTCAGCCCAATTACACACTTGAATAAGAAGGATAAAGCTAATTAATGCCAAATCCATACAATTAAATCCACCCCTCTTTTCAGCTTTAACTACACCCATTAGGAGCAAACCCGACCCGCCCGCCCGCACCATCGTACACGACTTCCAGCGTTTGCTGCTGAACGTTCCCAAAGATGGCAGCGTTAGTGTCATCGCTATTCCCCGCAAACGCCAAACAAACCTGCGACATCTTAAACGCGTATAGAACCCCCGTCGATCCAAGCTCCACGACCGCGCCGCCGCTGAAAGAAAACGCCACTTTCGGGATCGTAACCGTCTTTAACCCGCTGAGATCGAAACACGTGTCCAAGATCGAGACCCCCGACGAGCTCGGATACTGACTCATCTTCGCCTTGAACGCGTCTTTCAGCGCCGCGTAGGCTTTCGGCGGGAGACGAGTGATGACGGTTCCGGAGTCGATCAAAGCCCCCGGAGTTGAGAAAACGGCGGGAGCGATCGCTAGCTTCTGACCTCCGACGGTGATTGCGACGATGTCGAGGCCGTAGAAGGACGTGCCTTCGGTGATCGTGGAGATCGGAGTGAATTTGACGGATCTGGAGATTCCGGCGGTTCCGAAGGTGAGGTGTCCGGTGTAGCTAGATGAGGAAGGGAGGCAGTAGGAGAAGATCTTGTTGTAAGTCGTCGCCGTCTGCGAGGGGAAGGAGAGCTTGTCACGGCCGAGTCCGAGAAGTCCCGCGACGCCGGTGAAGAGTCCTTGGTTGTTCTCGCCGCAGCCGAAGTAAACGCCGTCGAATACGTTGGAGCTCGTTAGCGTGAACTTCTCCTTGGCGAGAAACCCGACGGAGAAGGATTGATCGCCGTATTGAATCCCGTAGACGCACGTCGAAGCTGAGCAGCTTCCAGAGTTACCTAATCTCGGCGGGGAAAACGGTTAAAATTGGGAAACCGGTTAACATAACCGGATTAAAATTGAAAAACCGGTTAACAAAAATTGAGAAAAATTAACCGAGAATCGAACCTGTAGCTGAAGAGAGAGAGCTACACGCAGCCGAAGAGCACGAGACGTTGTAGTACGAGGAAGACGAGGACGGGTTAAAGATTGGTTCCTTTTGAGAATAGCATGTTTGAACGCATGGCTCGCATTGAATCCACGTCAGATCGCTTCCTGTGTCGAAGATGAGAGACTGATCGCGTTTCGGTGTTCCGATTCCGACCGAAACGACGTAGTTTCCTGATCCGAAGATGCTCCCGTCTTTAGCTGGTAGAGCCGTTGACTTGCTTTGTCTAACTCTGTCTGTGAGCTTCTTCGATAGTTTTGAGTGGATCGAGTTTACGCGGGCTTGGTCGAGTCTGAGGATCTCAGCATGGTCTGGACTCGTGGTGGCCTTGTCGCTGGTTAAAGACGAGCACGTGCCGTGCCTGTGCGTCACGCGCAGTGAGGACTTTGTATTAGACGCTGAGTAGATAAGTTCACGTTAGACACAACAACAAAAATGCATATATTATTGGAGCCAACACAGAGTTGTATTCATATTAATTAACTCACTTAACTTGCTAGCAAAAGTATACATATTTTCAATCAAGCATATATTACACATATCTAACTATCAATTTCTAATAATCATGTGCCTTACTGACAGTAATTTGGCCTTAATTGTAACTTAATCGATATTTAAACAATACCTTCATATGATCTTTACATAATAAGAACAACAAATATATAAAAGGACATACGAATAACATATTCATCTACCGTATGTATATAGCTAAAACACAATGAATCACCAGAAATTGAATTGGCTCAGAAAATAATACCTCTGGTGGAAAGAACACAAGGTAATGATGATGAAGGGAAGAGAGAGCTTAGTTCTATAGTATGAGTTAAAATCTCTCCATTCTCTCGTTTTTGAGCTCCATCAGTACAACCCCAACTGAGACATACACAAAGGATTAATATGATATTCAATACATTCCTAGTAGAGTTCATTTTATCTCTCTCTTCTTTGTCTCTTACAATAATTAAAAAGTGTGACTCAATGCATGACAATGGTTGGTCCTTTATAAGCAGGCTCAAGAAAGTCTCTAGTGGAGGTTGTTAAACTTTAGAAGCAATCCAGTCATCCACATATCACATAAGTTAGGGGACTCCAATCGTTTCACTAACAAGTTGGATAGCGACACATCATCTAGCAAAGGAGCATTATTGTTATTTTTGTGTGTTTTGTCGTTCACACACCAAGCGCAATATAATTGGATAATATTCCATTACGTGAGTAGTAAACCTAGTAGGTGCCAAATAATGCATGGATGTGTATGGTGCTCATATATTAATTTGTGACATAAAATAAAGTTTCAATTATTCAAATCTCCAACGATAACACATGTTATTATTAGTCCTTTAATTGATGTCTCACTAGTTTGATCATCGTGATATTTCGGCCAGACGTTGGCGGTTGGCATATATAGTCAATTGATGAGTCTCTTATTACTAAGAATACAATACAAAGCAATAGTTAAGGGTGATTTAAACTAAATACATTTAGAGTAGTACATCACTAGTTTTCATCATGATATTTTGGCCAAACATTGGATTTGGCAAGTCAATTGATGAGTCTCCTATTACTAAGAATACTATACAAGCAATAGGTAAGGGTGCTTTTAAACTAAATACATTTAGAGTAATGAGGTATCCAACAAAATGAAATCAATGCTTTATTTCATATCATATCACTTGATTCAATCTTTACTTATGCGTATACATGTAAGTAACATATCATATGTTTGTATTAATTGAGAAAAGAGGTGTTCCTTCACGAAATAATTCTCAACAACTAATTTTATATCATTTTCAGTAAGCATTCGGTAGATTAACTATTCTTCAGTTACATGCAAATTATCGTAAGATATTTCGAAGTTAGACGCTATGTACGCAATGATTGAGTGCCATTGTAACCGAAAACATTCATCTATGATTGAGATAATAAGTCCACAAGAACCTCAGTTAGTTGGATGGGTGGGCCTGGTTACATTTTCCGAAAAACAAAATTCGATTAATGAGTACAAGTGGGAACAAAAGATTAAGATTCTTATGAAGAATCTTCCGCTCTAATTGGTGACCAGGTTGAATGAAAAAATTGTAGTGAATTTTTTGTTCCTCCGATTTTGTAGCAGCTGTATTGAATTTTTTTGTCAAATTATTGGCATGCGGGTTCCACTCTTTTCCTCTAAATTCCTCATAGATGAATGAAATTATAAAGAAAAAATTTCCCCTTCAATTCAGGTGAGGAACAAAATGAAAAAAAAAACCTATTTTCTTATTTTTTCAATTATTCAAATGAACTTTTATTCATTATTTTGATCATTTTTTCCATTTCATCTAGTGGTTACCAGTCCAGGTCTTTACGTAGTGCCAGTGGGAGAAAGCTGGAATCTGCAGCCTAATTTTCTAGAAACTTAGAAAACGACTAATCGCCTATTCATGTGTGTTTTGGAAACTCGTCAGCCGTCCAAGTTCACCGTTCTGAGAATGTAGTTTCACTTGCTTACTCTCCGATTACTTGAGTTCAGTTTGTAATAGAAAGTTAAATTATAAAACTAGTGTCGCCAATTTTTCAAAAAATCAAATGGATGGTAAGAATTGTTTCATTAGAGTTCATCATTCCATTATATCGTAGGTTACAAATATTGGCGCTTATCATATTGATATATGTTCGTATTAAACAGAGAAAAAGGGTAAGAATTTATACTGGTTTTCACCAAAAACGTGGACGATATTTTAAAAAAAAACCTCTTATATGACTATTTGACGTATCAATAATGTATGTCGTTGGTTGGTTCCAAATATGAAACCTCTGCATTATTGAAAGGACTAATATACATTAGAATTTAATTTTATCATATTGTAACAATAGAAGCTGGATGATTGATTTACTATCCATTTACTACAGAACACCAATGTCAATTCTAACCTGGGTTATCATCACCCCTCTTTCAAAAAAGAAACATGTGTTACATCAAGTCATCAAAATAATGCAAAGGCAAATATGTTTAATGTCTATAAATAAGTTTTTAAAATATCGACGTTGAGAATATTAAAACACTAATGTTATCGTGTGTCACACCCCTAATTCATTTATATAGTTGCATGTATATAACAAGGTATTAACAAAATTTAGATCAAAATAATGATTATTATAAGTTTGTAGTTTTAGGTCTAAAGAAAAGATATACTTTTATAAAAATCTTTGTTTTCGGGGGTGATTGGTAAGTGTCGTGGCTTTTATTTTTTTGCTTTAAAATAATAGCTGTAGATTTATTTGTTGTAACTATTTTTGATGTAACTTTGTAAAGCACTATTTTTTTGCTCTAGAAATAAAACTTTCTACAGCCTTTTTTTAGAAATAAAAAAAATGAAAGCATTATTGGTTGACATGCATGGCTTTAAACTAAATCTTGGCTTTCTACATCATCTACCTCCACAACCAAATCACCCCTTTTATTTGTGGTGGCTCTCAACTTTTCTCTCATTATATATATTAACTTAGAAAAAAATATACGAGAATATTGTGGTAAGGATTCTATAAAAAATAAAATAAAAACTATACATCTAAAATAGAAAAATGTGGTTTTGTAATTGAATATCAATTATTGAATTTATAGTTATAGATTAGAAAGCTGATGTATAGCATTGTGGGAACTTCGTAGTTGTCACATTACATTCCATGCGATTACATTTGTTTCTCTTTCCTTTTCTTTTCGACCCACCATATAGATTATGTTATCGTCCGATGAGTTTTCCACTTAAATTATATACAGGGTCGGCTTAAGGGTAAGAGCCGAAGCGGGATGAGAGCGGTCTCTATGTTTTCGTTTCGGATAAGCATTTGGCTCATAAATGTTACATCGATTAAACCGAACCTGTAAACGGTTGGGAAGCCCAACAATATATGGGTTGGTAAAAGGCCCATTAAACAAATTGCGGGAAAGCCTAATAATGAAAGCCGAGATCCGTAAAGTAGCTGGATCCGGGTTAAAAAGGATCCGAACCAGGCTTGAAGAAACGGGTTTAGCTTTCCTTGTCACTCTATCAGAATGAGAAGATAAACGGATCCGATCTAGGTCGTCTCTTCTTCTTCTTCGATATCTATCTCCATCGTGGATCGAAGAGCTAAGGTGGAACATGGACAAAGGCAAAGCAGTGATGGGTGCTGGCCGGAGATGGGCCGTCGATTTCTCCGATCAATCTACCGTTCCATCTTCCCGCGACATCCTCGATCCGCCTGGCTTCTCTCGTGCTCCTCCCGAACAGGTATTGATTTTGAATTTCAATTTGAAATTGACTTGTAATTGCTACTGTATTGATATCGTTATCAGGATGATTCAGCAACGAGCCGCCAAAAGAAAGACGCTGAAGCTAATTGGAAACTTCAGGTTACTTAATCTCAAATCTCAAAGTCTCATTCTTTAAAGCCAATTGACTCTTTAATCTGATGTATTTATATATAGAAAAAAAAGGAAACTTTTTGTTTTTTTTTTGGTGATGGAGATTTGAGTTTGATGTGGATAAGTTTTGAATAGAGTTTTTTTCGTTGTTGTTGTTGTTGATGGTGAATGAGAGCAGAAAGCATGGGAAGTAGCGCAGTCACCGTTTAAGAATCTGATGATGATGGGGTTCATGATGTGGATGGCTGGGAACACAGTTCACCTCTTTAGCATTGGGATCACTTTCTCTGCTCTTTGGCAGCCTCTCAGCGCCCTCCAGAGTGTTGGCAAGAGTAAGCCTAACCTTTGATTCATCCTTTTTGTTCTGGTCACATTAGTTAGTTAACCTGTCATCTCATCCCACACATTATTATATGAAGCTATGTTTTTGATACTATGTTTTGAAATTTATAGCAAATGTCTATCATCAACATCATCATGTGCATTCAGTGATATACAATAGAGGAATCATGTTTTATCAGGCTAAGCGGTTAAAAAAACAGACTTGCATATACTTGAAATGGATAATTATAATCAAGTATAGGAATCATGTATGTGGAGTGGCATTTAATTCTGAATAAGAGATGAATAAAAGAACCACTTAGAGAGAGGGAAGAACTTACTTCTCCAGGATATTGGCAAAGCGGTATATTATTTCCATTTTTTTTGATATAATTGGTTATTTTACTACTTGACATATCTCCTTCTTGTGCATTGTTTTGAGTCCAGAAGCTTGCATCCTTACATTTTCTCTTGTGTACAGTTTTTGAGCCATTCAAGGATAACAAGGTGGAGCTACTTATGCCCAAGCTAGTGTTTCTTGCACTAAACCTTGGAGGGCTAGCTCTGGGTATCTGGAAGGTAATAAAGTTTCATGTTCTCCTTTCCCCTTGCCTCAAGGCAAAACGGACTAATAATAATTATGAAGTATCGTTTTCTCATACAAACAAATTTCTCTTTTCGCAGCTCAACACATTGGGGCTTCTTCCAACACATGCATCAGATTGGGTTTCATCCTTACCCCCTCCTCAGGTTAGTAATTTATTTCTCCAGCAGAATCTTGTGTCCATGTGTTTCAGCACAATCCTCTAAGCAATAATGTCTGTCCACATACACATCATCTTTCATTCCATTTCTATTTTTCAGGAGGTTGAACACTCTGGAGGAGGATATGTTTTCCACTGACAAGCAAGTCTCTCTCTCTCTCTGTCTTGTACTTTAAATAATAAGCCAAAACTGGAAGATGATGAAGACATTTTTCGTGAGATAACAGCCAGAGAAACTTAAATGATTTTGTTTAATACCGCCATGAGGGGGAAAGATTCATATGAACCTTCTCATCTTGTGATCTTCATGTAGCATTTCCAAAACTCAGAAACCATATAGCTTTTTCACTTTTTTAAGTATCATGTTCATCGTTCACCATTACTACGAACTGTATTATTATCACCAAAGGGACCTATTCTCCCAGCTTTTTGTTTCTCATCTTTCTAGACAAGAATGAATAATGTTCTACACCAATCAATGAAAGCATTGTAGACCTTCTACTCCATTCAGAAGGTCACGAGGTGAACTACTTCTAGGCTCTTTGGAAAAACTAGGTCAAGTTTTGGGGGGGGGGAAGCACAAGACGTGGAACAAAGTGCAGTCTTTTAGAATCATGTTAAGTCGGTCTACTCAAATATACTTTCCACGACAAAAATGTTATTTACATTAATGATTATTAAAGATTTACAGGAGAACAAATAAAAAAAAAAACACCCAAAAAGAGAAATAGATATTTTCCAAAAAAAATTCTGTCTTTCTATCTTCCTTCCGTTCATCTAGTGGATTCATAAAAACAAAAACAAATGAATCAAAATCAAAAATCAAAATCAATCCCTAAACAAATGATCCGAAAAATTCTACCTCGATTTGATTAAATAACATCACAATAAACAAAACAAAAAAAAGCTTCATTCTTTGTGAGATCTCCTCCAAATCAAATCTGAAAGTATTGTTTTCATGAAACATCCCGATCCTTGCAACCACTTATCTGATTACAAGCTTAGACACGGCACCGATGGTTACAAATCGTTACAGAACATGTTCACACCCCTCAACGACGGACGAATCAAGATCAAACTCCAAGAAACAACCAGATGCAGCCACTGCTCTGTTCCTCATCACCACAGCAGCAAGAGACTCTACATCTGCTTGATCTGCCAAACCGTATCTTGCTCAAGCCACCTCCTTTCTCACGCCCGATCCAACAAAGGCCACGATCTAGCAGTCGACGTCGAAAGATCCGAGCTTTACTGCTCCTCGTGCGTAGATCAGGTCTACGACCCCGACTTCGACGGCCTCCTCGTGTCCAAACAGGTTCTTGGTTCTCTCAGCGTTGCTGTTGCTAGTGATGGCGCTGGCGGTTGTGGTGTTAGATCGAGCAAGAAGAGGAGGTTGTTGGCGGACTCGCAGTTCCTTGTGGATCGGAGGGAGAAGTGGTCTTACCCATTGGGCCTGAGAGGTTTGAACAACTTGGGGAGCACTTGTTTCATGAACGCTGTTCTGCAGGCGCTAGTTCACGCGCCTCCGTTGAGGAACTTTTGGCTGAGCGGGCAGCATAATCGCGATCTTTGTCCTAGGAGATCGATGGGTTTGCTTTGTTTGCCTTGTGATCTCGACGTTATTTTCTCAGCTATGTTCTCGGGTGATCGGACTCCTTATAGTCCTGCTCATTTGCTTTACAGGTTTGGTTTGGTTTGGTTGATCATCGTCATAGACATTATTATTGCTTAGATAACTGATTTGATCTTTGTGTTGATGAAGCTGGTGGCAGCACTCGACGAATCTAGCTACTTATGAGCAGCAAGACTCTCACGAGTTCTTTATTTCGTTACTTGATTGTATTCATGAGAATGAAGGGAAGTCTAAGTGTTTGTATAAAGGTAAAATCTATTTTCAGTTTCTTGATGGAAACTTTTTTTTTTTTTTAAATCAAACAAATTAAAACTTTCAAGATTGGAACTTTATTTTGTTTTGTTCCTTTTGGTGTGCACAGATCATGAAGAGTGTCAGTGTATTACACACAGAGCATTCTCTGGTCTATTAAGATCTGATGTCACGTGCACAACGTGCGGATCCACCTCGACGACTTACGACCCATTCATCGACATTTCGCTTACTTTGGATTCGGCGAAAGGGACCAAGAGCAGGAACAGTGGTGAGCCAAGCGTGAACTCGCCGATGATGCCTACGCTCTCCGGGTGCTTAGACCTCTTCACGCGGTCGGAGAAGCTAGGTCCTGACCAGAAGCTGAACTGCCGAAGCTGCGGAGTCAAGAGAGAGTCATCGAAGCAAATGTCCATAAGAAGACTCCCTCCGCTCCTCTGCCTGCACGTGAAGCGTTTCGAGCACTCGCTCACCCGCAAAGCCTCGAGGAAAATCGACAGCTACTTGCAGTATCCCTTCCGTCTGAACATGTCTCCTTACCTCTCTTCCTCCATCATCGGGAAGAGGTTCGGGAACAGGGTGTTTGCGTTTGACGGAGAAGGCGAGCATGATGGTTCTGAGTTTGAGATCTTTGCGGTTGTGACTCACTCGGGGATGTTGGCGTCTGGTCACTACGTGACTTACCTGAGGCTTAAGGG
This genomic interval from Brassica oleracea var. oleracea cultivar TO1000 chromosome C2, BOL, whole genome shotgun sequence contains the following:
- the LOC106327738 gene encoding protein ASPARTIC PROTEASE IN GUARD CELL 2; the protein is MNSTRNVLNIILILCVCLSWGCTDGAQKRENGEILTHTIELSSLFPSSSLPCVLSTRASNTKSSLRVTHRHGTCSSLTSDKATTSPDHAEILRLDQARVNSIHSKLSKKLTDRVRQSKSTALPAKDGSIFGSGNYVVSVGIGTPKRDQSLIFDTGSDLTWIQCEPCVQTCYSQKEPIFNPSSSSSYYNVSCSSAACSSLSSATGNSGSCSASTCVYGIQYGDQSFSVGFLAKEKFTLTSSNVFDGVYFGCGENNQGLFTGVAGLLGLGRDKLSFPSQTATTYNKIFSYCLPSSSSYTGHLTFGTAGISRSVKFTPISTITEGTSFYGLDIVAITVGGQKLAIAPAVFSTPGALIDSGTVITRLPPKAYAALKDAFKAKMSQYPSSSGVSILDTCFDLSGLKTVTIPKVAFSFSGGAVVELGSTGVLYAFKMSQVCLAFAGNSDDTNAAIFGNVQQQTLEVVYDGAGGRVGFAPNGCS
- the LOC106324849 gene encoding ER membrane protein complex subunit 4 encodes the protein MDKGKAVMGAGRRWAVDFSDQSTVPSSRDILDPPGFSRAPPEQDDSATSRQKKDAEANWKLQKAWEVAQSPFKNLMMMGFMMWMAGNTVHLFSIGITFSALWQPLSALQSVGKIFEPFKDNKVELLMPKLVFLALNLGGLALGIWKLNTLGLLPTHASDWVSSLPPPQEVEHSGGGYVFH
- the LOC106326773 gene encoding ubiquitin carboxyl-terminal hydrolase 22, encoding MKHPDPCNHLSDYKLRHGTDGYKSLQNMFTPLNDGRIKIKLQETTRCSHCSVPHHHSSKRLYICLICQTVSCSSHLLSHARSNKGHDLAVDVERSELYCSSCVDQVYDPDFDGLLVSKQVLGSLSVAVASDGAGGCGVRSSKKRRLLADSQFLVDRREKWSYPLGLRGLNNLGSTCFMNAVLQALVHAPPLRNFWLSGQHNRDLCPRRSMGLLCLPCDLDVIFSAMFSGDRTPYSPAHLLYSWWQHSTNLATYEQQDSHEFFISLLDCIHENEGKSKCLYKDHEECQCITHRAFSGLLRSDVTCTTCGSTSTTYDPFIDISLTLDSAKGTKSRNSGEPSVNSPMMPTLSGCLDLFTRSEKLGPDQKLNCRSCGVKRESSKQMSIRRLPPLLCLHVKRFEHSLTRKASRKIDSYLQYPFRLNMSPYLSSSIIGKRFGNRVFAFDGEGEHDGSEFEIFAVVTHSGMLASGHYVTYLRLKGLWYRCDDAWINEVEEEVVRGCECYMLFYAQERVVQKAHKELSYQVISMADAFPFVDC